The Martelella sp. AD-3 genome includes a region encoding these proteins:
- a CDS encoding OpgC family protein — translation MKEGGAQAFVRVPSERSRRDPRLDVLRGLALIMIFIDHVPENLYSFYTIRMIGFSDAAEAFVLISGISAGLAYSHRFAGAMMSTARVIWRRALTIYGAHVLSTLLALLMTVPAVFAFGLFEFGATNGVDWAWRQPLATAVGIFAMTYQVSYFNILPLYVVLFAAVPGLLWLGRRSVLPMLAVSAAIWLAGRWSGLKMPAHPGDWAWYFNPFCWLFLFAIGLAVGMTARRGKALVPFSPFLYAAAVAFVLFAAWWRFTGHYSFPWPEGLTPSVIADTSKETLGLPRIAHILALAYIVVYLPGFRRFLETPVFHPVNIMGRASLVTFVAGSLIAFALQIFRTVYPTGLLEDTLLLAAGLVIQYCAARYALQRAGRLVLPAARPGQEQVRPMENLTVRAPRKANR, via the coding sequence GTGAAAGAGGGAGGAGCGCAAGCCTTCGTGCGGGTGCCATCGGAGAGGAGCCGACGCGATCCGCGCCTCGACGTATTGAGAGGCCTGGCCCTGATCATGATCTTCATCGATCATGTGCCGGAGAACCTGTATTCGTTCTACACCATCCGCATGATCGGCTTTTCCGATGCGGCCGAGGCCTTCGTGCTGATCTCCGGCATCTCGGCCGGGCTTGCCTACAGCCACCGTTTTGCCGGCGCGATGATGAGCACTGCCAGAGTGATCTGGAGGCGGGCGCTGACGATCTACGGCGCGCATGTGCTGTCCACCCTGCTCGCCCTCTTGATGACGGTGCCGGCCGTCTTTGCCTTCGGCCTCTTCGAGTTCGGCGCGACAAACGGTGTCGACTGGGCCTGGCGTCAACCCCTGGCGACCGCCGTCGGCATCTTCGCGATGACCTATCAGGTCAGCTATTTCAACATCCTGCCGCTCTATGTGGTGCTGTTTGCCGCAGTGCCGGGATTACTGTGGCTCGGGCGCAGAAGTGTCCTGCCGATGCTCGCCGTCAGCGCCGCGATCTGGCTTGCCGGGCGCTGGAGCGGGCTTAAAATGCCGGCCCATCCGGGCGACTGGGCCTGGTATTTCAATCCGTTCTGCTGGCTCTTCCTGTTTGCGATCGGCCTTGCCGTTGGCATGACCGCGCGTCGGGGCAAAGCGTTGGTGCCGTTTTCGCCCTTCCTTTACGCTGCGGCCGTTGCCTTCGTTCTCTTCGCGGCCTGGTGGCGGTTCACCGGCCATTACAGTTTTCCCTGGCCGGAGGGACTGACGCCGTCCGTCATCGCCGATACATCCAAGGAAACGCTCGGCCTGCCGCGCATCGCCCATATCCTGGCGCTTGCCTATATCGTCGTCTATCTGCCCGGCTTCCGCCGTTTTCTGGAAACGCCCGTGTTTCATCCGGTCAACATCATGGGACGGGCAAGCCTTGTCACCTTCGTGGCGGGATCGCTGATCGCCTTCGCCTTGCAGATTTTCCGCACGGTTTATCCGACGGGGCTTCTTGAAGATACGCTGCTGCTTGCCGCGGGTCTCGTGATCCAGTATTGCGCCGCGCGCTATGCGCTGCAAAGGGCCGGCAGGCTTGTGCTGCCTGCCGCGCGGCCGGGGCAAGAACAGGTCCGGCCCATGGAAAATCTCACCGTCAGGGCGCCGCGCAAGGCCAACCGGTAG
- the mdoH gene encoding glucans biosynthesis glucosyltransferase MdoH translates to MLALRRTISILFAAFVAAIASRLAMDVFFADGTDWVDFVRIALCAATAAWIAWGASLALGGLFGAPMRTPQRATLSEGGHAARVAILIPVYNEDPRATFSSAAAMAESLHSTGHVDLFDIAILSDTRDPRIAAEEEAWFLRLHAEVAPPVQVFYRRRTDNSGKKAGNIGDFVRRHGARYPYMLILDADSLMEGETIVEMLRRMEAEPKLGLLQSLPKIVAARSWFARALQFSAGLFSPIFTRGLARMQGHEGPFWGHNAMVRTQAFAESCGLPALTGAPPFGGHILSHDYVEAALLARKGWIVRVDADLEGSFEEGPQNVIDYAKRDRRWCQGNLQHIRLVHAPGLKGWNRFTFVQGVMAYVSSPLWMAFIAASIVAPLFAPPPEYFPSPYLPAIFPRAETALAVTLLVGVGGLLIGPKLLIALRSGVTGEARRFGGFIAVFASTLAEIIWSSILAPITLMYQSRSVMQIIFGMDGGWPSSDREGHTIRYGEAFKASWWIVLTGIVMLTGAFVLAPALFWWLTPIAVPQMLSPLLIAASSSPASGRLAARCGLLLTPEERARPAVMLLRDAVLARWRLPAAGEDAAREAFAGEPQTGKAEPAYSAVQG, encoded by the coding sequence ATGCTGGCTCTCAGGCGAACCATTTCCATTCTGTTTGCGGCTTTCGTGGCGGCGATCGCCTCGCGGCTGGCGATGGACGTGTTCTTCGCCGATGGCACCGACTGGGTGGATTTCGTCAGGATCGCGCTTTGCGCCGCCACGGCCGCCTGGATCGCTTGGGGCGCTTCGCTCGCGCTTGGCGGGCTTTTCGGCGCGCCGATGAGGACGCCGCAGCGCGCAACGCTGTCGGAGGGCGGTCATGCCGCGCGCGTCGCGATCCTGATCCCGGTCTATAACGAGGATCCGCGCGCGACCTTTTCATCCGCCGCAGCCATGGCCGAGAGCCTTCACTCGACCGGACACGTAGATCTTTTCGACATAGCCATCCTGTCTGACACCCGCGACCCCAGGATCGCGGCCGAAGAGGAGGCATGGTTTCTGAGGCTTCATGCGGAGGTCGCTCCGCCCGTTCAGGTCTTCTATCGCCGCCGCACCGATAATTCCGGAAAGAAAGCCGGCAATATCGGCGATTTCGTTCGCCGCCACGGCGCCCGCTACCCGTATATGCTGATCCTGGATGCCGACAGCCTGATGGAAGGCGAGACGATCGTCGAGATGCTGCGCCGCATGGAAGCCGAACCGAAGCTCGGCCTGTTGCAGTCCCTGCCGAAGATCGTCGCCGCCCGCTCATGGTTCGCCCGCGCGCTGCAGTTTTCGGCCGGCCTGTTCTCGCCGATCTTCACGCGCGGTCTCGCGCGCATGCAGGGCCATGAAGGCCCGTTCTGGGGCCATAACGCAATGGTGCGCACGCAAGCCTTTGCCGAAAGCTGCGGCCTGCCGGCGCTGACCGGCGCGCCGCCCTTCGGCGGGCACATCCTCAGCCATGATTATGTCGAGGCGGCGCTTCTGGCGCGCAAGGGATGGATCGTCCGCGTCGACGCCGATCTGGAGGGCTCTTTCGAGGAGGGACCGCAGAACGTCATCGACTATGCCAAGCGCGATCGCCGCTGGTGCCAAGGCAATCTCCAGCACATCCGCCTCGTCCATGCGCCTGGGTTGAAGGGCTGGAACCGTTTCACCTTCGTGCAGGGCGTGATGGCCTATGTCAGTTCGCCCCTTTGGATGGCCTTCATTGCCGCCTCGATCGTCGCGCCTCTGTTCGCCCCGCCGCCGGAATACTTCCCGAGCCCCTATCTGCCGGCGATTTTCCCGCGTGCGGAGACCGCGCTTGCCGTGACGCTGCTCGTCGGCGTCGGCGGCCTGCTGATCGGCCCGAAACTGCTGATCGCACTGCGCTCCGGCGTCACCGGCGAGGCGCGCCGCTTCGGCGGCTTCATCGCCGTATTCGCCTCGACGCTTGCGGAAATCATCTGGTCGTCGATCCTGGCGCCGATCACTCTGATGTACCAGTCGCGATCGGTCATGCAGATCATCTTCGGCATGGACGGCGGCTGGCCGTCATCCGACCGCGAGGGCCATACGATCCGTTACGGGGAGGCCTTCAAGGCGAGCTGGTGGATCGTCCTGACCGGCATCGTCATGCTGACGGGCGCCTTCGTGCTGGCGCCGGCGCTGTTCTGGTGGCTGACGCCGATCGCCGTGCCGCAGATGCTTTCGCCGCTGCTGATCGCGGCCAGCTCCTCGCCGGCGAGCGGCCGCCTTGCCGCGCGTTGCGGCCTGCTTCTCACGCCCGAGGAGCGCGCGCGGCCGGCGGTCATGCTTCTGCGCGATGCGGTGCTCGCACGCTGGCGCCTCCCGGCTGCCGGCGAAGATGCGGCGCGCGAGGCTTTTGCGGGCGAACCGCAGACGGGCAAGGCCGAACCCGCCTATTCGGCCGTTCAGGGATAG
- a CDS encoding glucan biosynthesis protein: MKRRFFLAQTAVGALAFSGFAGRAFGQDAAVEPAKVPDQNDAVQAEAPSPDAFTFDTLTARMKARAAKPYQEPVQNVPAPFEALHYDDYRAVRYDPNKAIWRDQSDFQLQAFSLGWLFKTPVEIYEVANGKAEKLVFSASDFIFRAPLDAEQFKDVELPGVAGFRINYPLNRSDISDELISFLGSSYFRALGQGNLYGLSARGLAINTATNEGEEFPRFSAFYIVRPAAEGEKVTVFAELDGPSVAGAYRFVITPGKNTRMDVTARLFFRNDIARLGVAPMTSMFLFGPANHHAFDDYRERVHDSEGLKIVRADGTELWRNLQNAKKLANSFFTETDPRAFGLYQRHRDFEDYQDAEAHYERRPSLLVEPLGNWGKGSISLVEIPTDKEVNDNIVAFWQPEAPAKAGGSAEYSYRLTWGAIEEDRARIARVVDIRSGEGGVSGTEAGEDVRKLVVDFAGGALDDLGGGSELQERLHITNGEIVHSTVSAIKGEGVWRLAIDVRPAGEAPVELVGALSDGSRDLSEIWLYQWRRGDDQPD; this comes from the coding sequence ATGAAAAGACGTTTTTTTCTGGCGCAAACGGCGGTCGGCGCTCTGGCTTTTTCCGGCTTTGCAGGGCGCGCATTCGGGCAGGACGCAGCCGTCGAACCCGCCAAGGTGCCGGACCAGAACGACGCCGTACAGGCGGAGGCGCCGTCGCCGGACGCCTTTACCTTCGATACGCTGACGGCCCGAATGAAGGCGCGCGCCGCCAAACCGTATCAGGAACCGGTACAGAATGTCCCCGCGCCGTTCGAAGCGCTCCATTACGACGACTACCGCGCGGTCCGCTACGATCCGAACAAAGCGATCTGGCGGGACCAGTCGGATTTCCAGTTGCAGGCCTTTTCGCTCGGCTGGTTGTTCAAGACACCGGTCGAGATCTACGAGGTTGCCAACGGCAAGGCTGAGAAACTGGTGTTCTCGGCCAGTGACTTTATTTTTCGCGCGCCGCTTGACGCCGAGCAGTTCAAGGATGTCGAACTGCCCGGCGTTGCCGGTTTCCGCATCAATTATCCGCTGAACCGGTCAGACATTTCCGACGAACTGATCTCGTTTCTCGGTTCGTCCTATTTCCGCGCGCTCGGCCAGGGCAATCTCTACGGGCTTTCGGCGCGCGGGCTGGCAATCAACACCGCGACGAACGAAGGCGAAGAGTTTCCGCGGTTCTCCGCCTTCTACATCGTCCGGCCGGCAGCCGAGGGCGAGAAGGTCACCGTTTTCGCCGAACTCGACGGTCCGAGCGTGGCCGGTGCCTACCGGTTCGTAATCACGCCCGGCAAGAACACGCGCATGGATGTGACGGCGCGGCTGTTTTTCCGGAACGATATCGCCCGTCTCGGCGTTGCTCCCATGACGTCGATGTTCCTGTTCGGGCCGGCCAACCACCACGCCTTCGATGACTATCGCGAGCGGGTCCACGACAGCGAGGGTCTGAAGATCGTGCGGGCGGACGGAACCGAGCTGTGGCGCAACCTTCAAAACGCGAAGAAGCTCGCCAATTCCTTCTTCACCGAGACCGATCCGCGCGCCTTCGGGCTTTACCAGCGCCATCGGGATTTCGAGGACTATCAGGATGCCGAGGCCCATTACGAGCGCCGGCCGTCACTGTTGGTCGAGCCGCTCGGCAACTGGGGCAAGGGGTCGATCTCGCTGGTCGAGATCCCGACCGACAAGGAGGTCAACGACAATATCGTGGCCTTCTGGCAACCGGAGGCGCCCGCCAAGGCCGGTGGTTCGGCCGAATATTCCTATCGCCTGACCTGGGGCGCGATCGAGGAGGACCGTGCGCGGATTGCGCGCGTGGTCGACATCCGAAGCGGCGAAGGCGGCGTATCAGGAACTGAAGCCGGCGAGGACGTCCGCAAGCTGGTGGTCGATTTCGCCGGCGGCGCGCTCGACGATCTCGGCGGCGGTTCGGAACTTCAGGAGCGCCTGCACATTACCAATGGCGAGATCGTTCATTCGACGGTTTCGGCGATCAAGGGCGAAGGCGTCTGGCGGCTTGCCATCGATGTCCGCCCGGCCGGCGAGGCGCCGGTGGAACTGGTTGGAGCGCTTTCCGACGGCAGCCGCGATCTGAGTGAAATATGGCTTTATCAATGGAGAAGAGGCGATGACCAGCCAGACTGA
- a CDS encoding peptidylprolyl isomerase, giving the protein MAEAKSGDTVRIHYTGTLNDGSTFDSSEGRQPLEFTVGAGQIIPGLDREIAGMTVGDNRQVQVPSDEAYGPHDPQKVQVVPRSAMPAEVDVAPGMQLQARTPDGQTVPLIVTKVEEEQVTVDANHPLAGQDLNFAIELVEIVKAA; this is encoded by the coding sequence ATGGCAGAAGCAAAGAGCGGGGACACCGTTCGTATTCACTATACCGGAACGCTCAACGACGGTTCGACCTTCGATTCCTCCGAGGGCCGCCAGCCGCTGGAGTTCACCGTCGGCGCCGGCCAGATCATTCCCGGACTCGACCGCGAGATCGCCGGCATGACTGTCGGCGACAACCGTCAGGTTCAGGTTCCCTCCGACGAGGCCTATGGGCCGCATGATCCGCAGAAGGTTCAGGTCGTGCCGCGTTCGGCCATGCCGGCGGAGGTTGACGTGGCACCCGGCATGCAGCTGCAGGCCCGCACGCCCGACGGCCAGACCGTGCCGCTGATCGTTACCAAGGTCGAGGAAGAGCAGGTCACCGTCGACGCCAACCATCCGCTCGCCGGACAGGATCTGAACTTTGCCATCGAGCTCGTCGAAATCGTGAAAGCCGCCTGA
- the thiB gene encoding thiamine ABC transporter substrate binding subunit, with product MSAHHLKIAVTALAIGAAGAAHAQDARVLTVYTYESFNTEWGPGPLVKDAFEARCGCTVKFVGAEDGVALLNRLKLEGRTSPADIVLGLDNNLIHEAKETGLFAASGVSTENLAIPGGFDDDIFVPFDYGYFDIVFDSESIETPPTTLDDLVNGPSDEKIVIEDPRTSTPGLGMLLWMKAVYGDEAAAKWETLSKRILTVAPGWSEAYGLFTSGEAPMVLSYTTSPAYHQIAEETDRYKAADIEDGLYIQIEVAGMTEMAEDPALAKSFLEFILTPGFQDAIPTHNWMMPVAQTSDPLPAAFQNAVTPDKTLQFAPDVVAENRQAWIDEWLNAMSAR from the coding sequence ATGTCAGCTCACCATCTGAAAATTGCGGTTACGGCACTGGCAATCGGGGCTGCCGGCGCAGCCCATGCCCAGGACGCCAGGGTGCTGACCGTCTATACCTATGAAAGCTTCAACACGGAATGGGGCCCGGGGCCGCTGGTAAAAGACGCCTTCGAGGCCCGATGCGGCTGCACCGTGAAATTCGTCGGCGCGGAGGATGGCGTGGCGCTCCTGAACCGGCTGAAGCTCGAGGGCCGCACGAGCCCGGCCGATATCGTGCTCGGCCTCGACAACAACCTGATCCACGAGGCGAAGGAGACGGGACTTTTTGCCGCATCGGGGGTCTCGACCGAAAACCTCGCCATTCCCGGCGGCTTTGACGACGATATTTTCGTGCCCTTCGACTACGGCTATTTCGACATCGTCTTCGACAGCGAGAGTATCGAAACCCCGCCGACAACGCTCGATGACCTCGTCAACGGACCGAGCGACGAAAAAATCGTCATCGAGGATCCGCGCACCTCCACCCCGGGGCTTGGCATGCTGTTGTGGATGAAGGCAGTCTACGGCGACGAGGCGGCGGCAAAGTGGGAGACGCTTTCAAAGCGCATTCTGACGGTCGCGCCCGGCTGGTCCGAGGCCTACGGTCTCTTCACCAGCGGCGAGGCGCCGATGGTGCTGTCCTACACCACCTCGCCCGCCTATCACCAGATTGCCGAGGAGACCGACCGCTACAAGGCGGCCGATATCGAAGACGGGCTCTATATCCAGATCGAGGTCGCCGGCATGACGGAGATGGCCGAGGACCCGGCGCTGGCAAAGTCCTTCCTCGAATTTATCCTGACGCCCGGCTTTCAGGACGCGATCCCGACGCATAACTGGATGATGCCCGTGGCGCAGACATCCGATCCCCTGCCCGCAGCGTTTCAAAACGCAGTCACGCCGGACAAGACCCTGCAGTTTGCCCCCGACGTGGTTGCGGAAAACCGGCAGGCCTGGATCGATGAATGGCTGAACGCCATGAGCGCGCGGTGA
- the thiP gene encoding thiamine/thiamine pyrophosphate ABC transporter permease produces the protein MYLTGAEFRRNLSAGLAALLAVFGFIAVAVAALAGFGRLADAAAVLDEPYVWRILRFTLYQACLSTLISVALAIPVALAMARRPLFPGRIWIVRLMAVPLGLPVLIGALGIIGIWGRQGLFNDMLDLAALGRPLQIYGLQGILIAHVYFNLPLAARLILAGLERVPQEYFKTAAMLAMPQRSVFRLIEWPVIAPLIAGVAGLIFMLCATSFTLVLILGGGPAATTIEVAIYQALRFDFNPARAVALSGLQIVLTALVLAALAFLPRAGDPGTSASSEAGRRPDADHRLSRGFDFALIALFTLWLILPLAIIVVKGAGAGLIGLLVEPVFLRATATSLAIALSAALTALAVALSFITAIGAIRTLRDPGPFYRGSAGAMSAMGSLVLLVPPIVLGTGWFLLLRPFGLTDAAAPVIVAAINALMALPFVLRVLQPAFAVHRSRTARLAASLGLSGLARLRIVDWPGLRRPVLTALAFAMALSLGDLGAVALFGGDQLTTLPWLLYSRLGSYRTDDANGLALILGALCLVLMIAGTRAPRNAGRGQT, from the coding sequence GTGTATCTGACAGGGGCGGAGTTCCGCCGCAATCTTTCCGCCGGCCTCGCCGCCCTTCTCGCCGTCTTCGGCTTCATTGCCGTGGCAGTCGCGGCGCTTGCCGGGTTCGGACGGCTTGCCGATGCGGCGGCGGTCCTGGACGAGCCCTATGTCTGGCGCATCCTGCGCTTCACACTCTATCAGGCTTGCCTGTCAACGCTGATCTCCGTCGCTCTGGCCATTCCCGTAGCGCTTGCCATGGCAAGGCGTCCGCTGTTTCCCGGTCGCATCTGGATCGTCCGGCTCATGGCCGTGCCGCTCGGACTTCCGGTGCTGATCGGCGCGCTCGGCATTATCGGCATCTGGGGACGGCAGGGCCTGTTCAACGATATGCTGGATCTGGCGGCGCTCGGTCGCCCGCTGCAGATCTATGGCCTGCAGGGCATTCTGATCGCCCATGTCTATTTCAACCTGCCGCTTGCCGCCCGCCTCATTCTGGCGGGGCTTGAACGCGTGCCGCAGGAATATTTCAAGACTGCGGCGATGCTCGCCATGCCGCAGCGCAGCGTGTTCCGCCTGATCGAATGGCCGGTGATCGCGCCGCTGATCGCGGGCGTGGCCGGCCTCATCTTCATGCTGTGCGCCACCTCGTTCACGCTGGTGCTGATCCTCGGCGGCGGGCCGGCGGCGACCACGATCGAGGTCGCGATCTACCAGGCGCTGCGGTTCGATTTCAATCCCGCCCGCGCCGTCGCTCTTTCCGGCCTGCAGATCGTGCTGACGGCGCTGGTCCTCGCTGCCCTTGCCTTCCTGCCGCGCGCCGGCGATCCGGGAACAAGCGCCAGCAGCGAGGCCGGCCGCCGGCCCGATGCGGACCATCGGCTGTCGCGCGGCTTCGATTTCGCTTTGATCGCGCTTTTCACGCTTTGGCTTATCCTGCCGCTCGCCATCATCGTGGTGAAGGGCGCGGGCGCCGGTCTGATCGGTTTGCTCGTCGAACCCGTCTTCCTCAGGGCGACGGCGACCAGCCTCGCCATTGCCCTGTCGGCGGCGCTGACCGCGCTCGCCGTGGCGCTTTCCTTCATTACGGCGATCGGGGCAATCCGAACCTTGAGGGACCCCGGACCCTTTTATCGCGGCAGCGCCGGCGCCATGTCGGCCATGGGCTCGCTTGTGCTTCTGGTGCCGCCGATCGTGCTGGGCACCGGCTGGTTTCTGCTGTTGCGCCCCTTCGGGCTGACCGATGCCGCAGCGCCTGTGATCGTCGCCGCGATCAACGCGCTGATGGCGCTGCCCTTCGTGCTGCGCGTGCTGCAGCCGGCCTTTGCCGTCCATCGGTCCCGCACCGCCCGACTTGCCGCAAGCCTCGGGCTTTCCGGCCTTGCCCGCTTGCGGATCGTTGACTGGCCGGGTCTGAGGAGACCCGTGCTGACGGCGCTGGCCTTTGCCATGGCGCTGTCGCTCGGCGATCTGGGCGCGGTTGCCCTCTTCGGCGGTGATCAGCTGACCACCCTGCCCTGGCTGCTTTACAGCCGGCTCGGCAGCTATCGTACGGACGATGCGAACGGGCTGGCACTGATCCTGGGCGCGCTTTGCCTCGTGCTGATGATCGCCGGTACGCGCGCGCCCCGAAACGCTGGAAGAGGACAGACGTGA
- a CDS encoding ATP-binding cassette domain-containing protein, which produces MTQSPSIVLDSATLALGDKNFRFSGEIAGGRVTAVTGRSGSGKTTLLNLIAGFEKPDSGRVIIGGAAMNGLHVAKRPVTVVFQENNLFAHLDIFTNTGLGLNARLRLDRNDRQKISHALARVGLEGFESRMPASLSGGERQRAAFARALVRNRPVLLLDEPFAALDPEMRGEMGALLLELHAETGNTVMIVSHEPGEVEEIADHRLVIENEAISVRY; this is translated from the coding sequence GTGACGCAATCTCCCTCAATCGTTCTGGACTCCGCGACTCTTGCCCTCGGCGACAAGAATTTCCGCTTCAGCGGCGAAATCGCCGGCGGCCGCGTGACGGCGGTGACCGGCCGCTCCGGCTCCGGCAAGACCACGCTTTTGAACCTGATCGCCGGCTTTGAAAAACCCGACAGCGGGCGCGTCATTATCGGCGGCGCGGCGATGAATGGCCTGCATGTGGCAAAGCGCCCGGTCACGGTCGTGTTTCAGGAAAACAATCTCTTTGCCCATCTCGATATCTTCACCAATACCGGCCTTGGGCTGAATGCGCGTCTCAGGCTTGACCGAAACGACAGGCAAAAGATCAGCCATGCCCTTGCCCGCGTCGGCCTTGAGGGTTTTGAAAGCCGCATGCCCGCCTCGCTTTCCGGCGGGGAGCGCCAGCGCGCCGCCTTTGCCCGCGCGCTTGTGCGCAATCGCCCGGTCCTGCTGCTCGACGAGCCCTTTGCCGCGCTCGACCCGGAGATGCGCGGGGAAATGGGCGCGCTCCTGCTTGAACTGCACGCGGAAACCGGCAATACCGTGATGATCGTCTCGCACGAGCCCGGCGAGGTCGAAGAGATCGCCGATCACCGCCTTGTCATCGAGAACGAGGCGATTTCGGTGCGCTATTGA
- a CDS encoding M48 family metalloprotease, whose translation MNNNPGRLQTDRRRTGRHRAALALAAMLALSACTTTDTYFIVPDTGGNEQTVEALTRNDPNAAMGAREHPRILETYGGQYRDPQVERLVARIAGALTAVSENPQQTYRITILNSPSINAFALPGGYLYVTRGLLALANDASEIAAVLSHEMAHVTANHGIERQRREEAEAISNEVIAEVLPDTPEVEQIAARGKMRLAAFSRQQELEADAIGIRMLAEAGYDPTAAARFLRSMAAFAQYESAGAEDASLDFLSSHPNTPRRVQLADEQAALYANVGAKEVGHDYFLNGINGLLYGSNADEGYIRDRNFYHPKLQIAFEVPPGFSMTDKANAVVATGPNDVAIRFDGVKAKGRRDLQDYIQSGWVTGLVPGSVETTSVNGMPAATAHAVAGDWSFDVTVIRDGNEIYRLLTAAPRGSGYLEDIAGAVRASFHKMSPHELAALKPLRIRIVKVQPGDTMASLSAKMMGTSRKLALFRVLNALGPGATLSVGQDVKIVSQ comes from the coding sequence ATGAACAATAATCCTGGCCGCCTGCAGACGGACCGCCGCCGGACCGGCAGGCATCGTGCCGCGCTTGCCCTTGCCGCCATGCTTGCGCTCTCCGCCTGCACGACGACCGACACCTATTTCATCGTGCCGGACACGGGCGGCAACGAGCAGACCGTCGAGGCGCTGACCCGCAACGATCCCAATGCCGCCATGGGCGCGCGCGAGCATCCGCGCATCCTGGAGACCTATGGCGGGCAGTACCGCGATCCCCAGGTCGAACGGCTTGTCGCCCGTATTGCCGGCGCGCTGACGGCGGTCTCGGAAAATCCGCAGCAGACATACCGCATCACCATCCTCAATTCGCCGAGCATTAACGCATTCGCGTTGCCCGGCGGCTATCTCTACGTCACCCGGGGTCTTCTGGCGCTTGCCAATGACGCCTCGGAGATCGCTGCCGTGCTGTCGCACGAAATGGCGCATGTAACCGCCAATCACGGCATTGAGCGCCAGCGCCGCGAAGAGGCCGAGGCCATTTCCAACGAAGTGATCGCCGAGGTTCTCCCCGATACGCCCGAGGTGGAGCAGATTGCCGCCCGCGGCAAGATGCGGCTTGCCGCCTTCTCGCGCCAGCAGGAGCTTGAGGCCGACGCGATCGGCATCCGCATGCTGGCCGAAGCCGGTTACGACCCGACGGCTGCCGCGCGGTTTCTGCGCTCCATGGCCGCCTTTGCCCAGTATGAATCCGCCGGCGCCGAGGATGCGAGCCTCGACTTTCTCTCAAGCCACCCCAATACGCCGCGCCGCGTGCAGCTTGCCGACGAGCAGGCCGCCCTCTACGCCAATGTCGGCGCAAAAGAGGTTGGGCACGACTATTTTCTGAACGGGATCAATGGCCTGCTCTATGGCAGCAATGCCGACGAGGGCTATATCCGCGATCGCAACTTCTATCATCCGAAGCTTCAGATCGCCTTTGAGGTTCCCCCCGGCTTTTCCATGACCGACAAGGCCAATGCCGTGGTGGCGACCGGACCCAATGATGTGGCGATCCGTTTCGACGGGGTGAAGGCCAAGGGCCGCCGCGACCTTCAGGACTATATCCAGAGCGGCTGGGTGACCGGCCTCGTGCCCGGCTCGGTTGAGACCACGAGCGTCAACGGCATGCCGGCAGCCACGGCCCACGCGGTCGCCGGTGACTGGTCCTTCGACGTGACGGTGATCCGCGACGGCAACGAGATTTACAGGCTGCTGACGGCGGCGCCGCGCGGAAGCGGCTATCTGGAGGACATTGCCGGCGCGGTCCGCGCGTCCTTCCACAAGATGTCGCCGCACGAGCTTGCCGCCCTGAAGCCGCTCAGAATCCGGATCGTCAAGGTTCAGCCCGGTGATACGATGGCGAGCCTCTCGGCCAAGATGATGGGGACAAGCCGTAAGCTGGCGCTCTTCAGGGTTCTGAACGCGCTTGGCCCCGGCGCAACCCTTTCGGTCGGCCAGGACGTGAAGATCGTCTCGCAATAG
- a CDS encoding RNA polymerase factor sigma-32: MNVDAQDHRIASAAMAAPYLTREQETELAARWRGSDDSNARNDIAMAHLRLVVAMAGKFRGFGLPKSDLVQEGYVGLLEAAARFDHERGVRFSTYASWWVRASMQDYVLRNWSIVRGGTSSSQKALFFKLRRLRAKIAARDRGMSSQSIYEEIAKSLGVPVSDVQVMDARLSGNDASLQAPVGGEGEEGTERIDLLVCDQPLPEEQVSGMIDGERLSARLKRALSKLSPRENRVIRARKLAEDGATLAELGAELGISKERVRQIETRALEKLKSAMTADSGMIAVTA, encoded by the coding sequence ATGAATGTCGACGCACAGGATCACCGCATAGCCAGCGCAGCGATGGCCGCGCCCTATCTGACCCGCGAACAGGAAACGGAACTGGCGGCGCGGTGGCGCGGCAGCGACGACAGCAACGCCCGAAACGATATCGCCATGGCGCATCTCAGGCTGGTGGTCGCCATGGCCGGCAAGTTTCGCGGCTTCGGCCTTCCCAAGTCCGATCTGGTGCAGGAAGGCTATGTCGGCCTTCTTGAGGCGGCGGCCCGGTTCGATCACGAGCGCGGCGTCCGCTTCTCGACCTATGCCAGCTGGTGGGTGCGCGCCTCGATGCAGGATTATGTGCTGCGCAACTGGTCGATCGTACGCGGCGGCACGAGCTCCAGTCAGAAGGCGCTGTTTTTCAAACTGCGTCGACTGCGCGCCAAGATTGCCGCGCGCGACCGCGGGATGAGCTCGCAGTCGATCTACGAGGAAATCGCCAAGAGCCTCGGCGTTCCGGTCTCGGATGTCCAGGTGATGGATGCGCGGCTTTCCGGCAACGACGCCTCGCTGCAGGCCCCGGTCGGCGGCGAGGGCGAGGAGGGCACCGAACGCATCGATCTTCTGGTCTGCGACCAGCCGCTGCCGGAGGAGCAGGTCTCCGGCATGATCGACGGCGAGCGCCTGAGCGCCAGGCTGAAGCGCGCGCTCTCCAAGCTGTCGCCGCGCGAAAACCGCGTGATCCGCGCCCGCAAGCTGGCCGAAGACGGCGCGACGCTCGCCGAGCTCGGCGCCGAACTCGGCATCTCGAAGGAGCGGGTGCGCCAGATTGAAACGCGCGCGCTGGAAAAACTGAAATCGGCGATGACCGCCGATAGCGGCATGATCGCCGTTACGGCCTGA